The following coding sequences are from one Haliotis asinina isolate JCU_RB_2024 chromosome 3, JCU_Hal_asi_v2, whole genome shotgun sequence window:
- the LOC137278597 gene encoding cell death abnormality protein 1-like: MRLHNFLVQTMCVVAFTLWNVTGFPPCKDLYSPDYCRSWSCGQPGSGDVCQKTCGLCPEDCRLGYFKDGSSCRRCEDGVDVPSVDYRRKCDVPCNHSNTWGPDCLTPCSKGCRNQTCHRWTGQCLQNCKSGYYGPKCDMHCEGCRSCVDKVETCDNEGRCLCGCKRGKRRDKCDQECPNCETCFGNDCTCQDGFRGTLCSEICENCKSCKVGNCTCKAGFHGDACTVPCPQNCSQNVCGQGGECTRGCKVGWYGRSCGKQCGNCVGDQCSFNGTCTSGCNNGWYGAKCDEACDVNCDDTLCYRNGTCERCKPGFHGDRCKTTCSTLCHNQTCDRSGTCCSCRVGNFGVMCDQHCSSNCVDHTCEQRSGECISGCATGWYGDTCDVNCPDRCASRSCHRETGSCPSCVQGFQGSHCNVSCPQYCTKCEQYGDKCLFCQQNHFGYKCEKQCSSGCKGGICNRETGGCSHGCTGTFYGHFCNYSCSDHCANRACRTGKTDLDSPKCTDGCRDGWWGDYCANTCSPHCVKCDRQHGQCLACEDTRYGENCNLTCSTSCLKSLCNLTGDCINGCESGRYGSRCSGRCPHVCNTCQHDRACVTCADGWSGEHCTEPYSLHRHTWFLYVVIGVLVSVVLIMAALFIKRHVVNGLTGIYVSPVFNDLETRSDNISLEHLGESRDSDYRHYEMIQDEAYPQVVAPDEDDDSSEVSAPRLYAALRPAEDSVEYTHLATVFD, from the exons ATGCGTCTTCACAACTTCCTCGTCCAGACAATGTGTGTGGTGGCTTTCACTCTATGGAATG TTACAGGCTTCCCACCGTGTAAGGATTTATACAGCCCAGATTATTGTAGAAGTTGGTCCTGCGGTCAGCCAGGAAGTGGGGACGTGTGCCAGAAAACATGCGGTCTGTGTCCAGAAG ACTGCAGATTGGGATACTTCAAGGATGGTTCCTCGTGCAGGAGATGCGAGGATGGTGTCGATGTACCTTCAGTCGACTACAGAAGGAAATGCGATGTTCCCTGTAACCACAGCAATACGTGGGGCCCAGACTGTCTTACTCCATGCAGCAAAGGTTGCAGGAATCAGACATGTCACCGGTGGACAGGACAATGTCTTCAAAACTGCAAGTCAGGCTACTATGGGCCTAAATGTGATATGCATTGTGAGGGGTGCAGGTCGTGTGTAGACAAGGTCGAGACGTGTGACAATGAGGGAAGGTGCTTGTGCGGCTGTAAGAGAGGAAAACGAAGAGACAAATGTGACCAAGAGTGTCCAAACTGTGAAACGTGTTTCGGAAATGACTGTACATGTCAAGACGGATTCAGGGGCACGTTGTGTAGTGAGATCTGCGAAAACTGTAAAAGTTGTAAAGTAGGCAACTGTACATGCAAGGCTGGTTTCCATGGAGATGCCTGTACAGTACCCTGCCCCCAGAACTGCTCCCAAAACGTATGTGGTCAGGGAGGAGAGTGTACACGGGGTTGTAAAGTGGGATGGTATGGACGATCGTGTGGTAAGCAGTGTGGAAACTGTGTAGGCGACCAATGCTCATTTAATGGGACATGTACTTCCGGGTGTAATAACGGATGGTATGGTGCCAAGTGTGATGAAGCCTGTGATGTCAACTGCGATGACACTCTGTGTTACAGAAACGGAACCTGTGAAAGATGCAAGCCCGGATTCCATGGCGACCGTTGCAAGACCACATGCAGCACCCTCTGTCATAACCAGACATGTGACCGGAGTGGAACTTGTTGTTCCTGCAGAGTTGGGAACTTTGGGGTCATGTGTGATCAACATTGCAGTTCCAACTGTGTGGATCACACCTGTGAACAACGATCAGGAGAGTGTATCAGTGGTTGTGCCACAGGCTGGTACGGAGATACATGCGATGTAAACTGTCCCGACCGATGTGCTTCGCGATCCTGCCACAGAGAGACTGGTTCCTGTCCATCTTGTGTGCAGGGATTCCAAGGCTCCCACTGCAACGTCTCATGTCCACAGTACTGTACGAAATGTGAACAGTATGGCGACAAATGTCTCTTTTgtcaacaaaaccattttggGTACAAGTGTGAAAAACAGTGTTCATCTGGCTGTAAAGGAGGAATATGCAACCGCGAAACTGGAGGATGTTCACACGGATGTACTGGAACTTTCTACGGCCATTTCTGCAACTATTCCTGCAGCGACCACTGTGCCAACAGAGCCTGCCGTACAGGGAAGACCGATCTAGATTCACCCAAGTGTACTGACGGATGCAGAGATGGATGGTGGGGGGACTACTGTGCCAACACCTGTTCTCCTCACTGTGTGAAATGTGACAGGCAACATGGCCAGTGTCTGGCTTGTGAAGACACGAGATACGGCGAGAATTGTAACTTAACCTGTAGCACTTCCTGTCTGAAGTCGCTATGTAACCTGACAGGAGACTGTATAAATGGGTGCGAGAGCGGGCGTTACGGAAGCAGATGTTCTGGAAGATGTCCTCATGTGTGCAACACTTGTCAACATGATCGTGCCTGTGTTACTTGTGCTGATGGCTGGAGCGGGGAACACTGTACTG AACCATATTCACTTCATCGCCATACTTGGTTCCTGTATGTCGTGATTGGTGTCTTGGTGTCAGTTGTTCTCATCATGGCAGCTCTCTTCATTAAACG ACACGTCGTGAACGGTCTTACTGGGATATACGTTTCTCCTGTATTCAACGATCTGGAAACAAGATctgacaacatctctctggaacACCTTGGAGAATCACGTGACAGTGATTATCGACATTATGAAATGATTCAAGACGAAGCTTATCCACAGGTGGTTGCTCCAGATGAAGATGACGATTCGTCTGAAGTTTCAGCTCCCAGACTTTATGCGGCATTAAGGCCAGCCGAAGACAGTGTGGAGTACACGCACCTGGCCACGGTTTTTGATTAG